One Dermacentor silvarum isolate Dsil-2018 chromosome 10, BIME_Dsil_1.4, whole genome shotgun sequence genomic window carries:
- the LOC119431123 gene encoding uncharacterized protein LOC119431123, which yields MTTVDLTLLKSWLEELTPAQLYSLDDAGLPWLPPLQNKRRRRAVNDIIRALQDVTDRSQRLHCVAWLHCWLLPRRSIRPWQVIRFETASVLANFRRLLSRTATVLRVHGCEVTPAWTVDDGTVFACLLVQNLEALSLDHEASYVVLWPGLPLMALFAPEPRLVRNLLLALHRATAGAPVQKLDVPCGDLETVFRSCLSQLPIQVEPGTLNVPKVTKDVRNPPTDDKDSRERLDKWNAALAELGPSLRPVDSSYTLTDGKGTWLRFEGPDLIDKLRDLYVRGFDTILSKRVLPAFLGIDYHTVGSAIVVDSD from the exons ATGACGACAGTCGACCTGACGCTTTTGAAGTCGTGGCTCGAAGAGCTGACCCCGGCCCAACTCTACTCCCTGGACGACGCCGGCCTTCCTTGGCTCCCGCCGCTGCAGAATAAGAGGCGTCGTCGTGCCGTGAACGACATCATTCGTGCTTTGCAAGACGTGACGGACCGGAGCCAGCGGCTGCACTGTGTTGCTTGGCTACACTGCTGGCTGCTGCCGCGAAGAAGCATTCGTCCGTGGCAGGTCATTCGCTTCGAGACGGCTTCGGTTCTTGCCAACTTTCGGAGGCTGCTGTCACGCACGGCGACGGTGCTTCGAGTTCACGGCTGCGAGGTGACGCCAGCGTGGACCGTGGACGACGGCACCGTGTTCGCCTGCCTGCTCGTCCAGAACCTGGAGGCCTTGTCTCTCGACCACGAGGCGTCGTACGTGGTCCTGTGGCCCGGGCTGCCGCTCATGGCGTTGTTTGCCCCGGAGCCACGTTTAGTACGCAACTTGCTGCTGGCGTTGCACAGGGCAACGGCAGGCGCACCGGTGCAGAAGCTGGACGTGCCGTGTGGAGACCTCGAGACGGTGTTCCGCTCATGCTTGTCGCAGCTACCGATACAG GTTGAGCCGGGTACCCTCAATGTTCCCAAAGTGACAAAAGATGTGCGCAACCCACCAACAGATGACAAGGATTCACGAGAGCGCCTTGACAAGTGGAATGCCGCTCTTGCCGAACTTGGGCCTTCTCTACGACCTGTGGATAGCTCGTACACTCTCACTGATGGGAAAGGGACCTGGTTGCGCTTTGAAGGCCCCGACTTGATAGATAAGCTGCGTGATCTCTACGTACGTGGCTTCGATACAATTCTCAGCAAACGCGTGCTGCCGGCTTTTCTCGGAATTGACTATCACACTGTAGGAAGTGCCATTGTTGTGGATTCTGATTAG